The Henckelia pumila isolate YLH828 chromosome 2, ASM3356847v2, whole genome shotgun sequence genome includes a window with the following:
- the LOC140879759 gene encoding amino acid permease 3-like isoform X2, protein MTHRQVVDLPFSASAGSKSFDDDGRLKRTGSVWTASAHIITAVIGSGVLSLAWATAQLGWVAGPAMLFLFSFVTYYTSALLAACYRTGDPDTGKRNYTYMDAVRANLGGFQVKVCGAIQYLNLFGVAIGYTIAASISMMAIKRSNCFHSKGHESPCKISSNPYMIAFGVIEIVFSQIPDFDQIWWLSIVAAIMSFTYSTIGLGLGVARVAESGKIMGSLTGIKIGTGLGEVTETDKIWRSFQALGAMAFAYSYSLILIEIQDTIKSPPSEYKTMKKATLISVAVTTLFYMFCGCFGYAAFGDLSPGNLLTGFGFYNPFWLLDIANLAIVIHLIGAYQVYCQPLFAFIEKTAADWFPDSPFFAKEIPIPIPGYKQYKLNLFRLVWRTIFVIITTVISMLMPFFNDVVGILGAFGFWPLTVYYPVEMYIVQKRIPKWSTRWISLQILSMACLVISIAAAAGSFVGVAADLKVYKPFQS, encoded by the exons ATGACT CACCGCCAAGTCGTCGATCTCCCCTTCAGTGCCTCCGCAGGCTCCAAGAGTTTCGACGATGATGGACGACTTAAACGAACTG GTAGCGTGTGGACTGCGAGTGCTCACATTATCACAGCGGTGATTGGATCTGGTGTGCTGTCGTTGGCTTGGGCCACGGCCCAGCTGGGATGGGTCGCGGGCCCAGCCATGTTGTTCCTCTTCTCCTTTGTGACATATTACACTTCTGCCCTCCTGGCGGCGTGTTACCGGACCGGTGACCCCGACACCGGCAAGAGGAACTACACTTACATGGATGCTGTCCGGGCAAATCTCG GTGGTTTTCAGGTGAAAGTTTGTGGGGCAATTCAGTATCTGAATCTTTTTGGAGTTGCCATTGGTTACACCATTGCTGCTTCTATTAGCATGAT GGCAATCAAGAGGTCTAATTGCTTCCACTCCAAAGGACATGAGAGTCCTTGCAAAATCTCGAGCAATCCGTACATGATTGCGTTCGGTGTGATCGAAATAGTCTTCTCTCAAATCCCCGATTTCGATCAGATATGGTGGCTTTCGATTGTTGCTGCTATCATGTCCTTCACTTACTCCACCATCGGTCTTGGCCTTGGCGTTGCGAGAGTCGCGG AAAGTGGGAAAATCATGGGAAGCTTGACTGGGATTAAAATCGGGACAGGTTTGGGAGAAGTGACCGAAACTGATAAGATTTGGAGAAGCTTTCAAGCTCTTGGAGCTATGGCTTTTGCCTATTCTTACTCCCTTATTCTTATTGAAATTCAG GACACAATCAAATCCCCTCCATCAGAATACAAAACAATGAAGAAAGCCACTCTAATCAGCGTGGCGGTGACGACTCTTTTCTACATGTTCTGTGGCTGCTTCGGCTATGCAGCGTTTGGTGATCTTTCACCCGGAAACTTGCTCACCGGTTTCGGCTTCTACAACCCCTTCTGGCTCCTCGACATAGCGAATTTAGCCATCGTGATCCATCTAATAGGGGCCTACCAAGTCTACTGCCAACCCCTTTTCGCATTTATCGAGAAAACAGCAGCTGACTGGTTCCCTGATAGCCCGTTCTTCGCCAAAGAAATCCCGATACCAATCCCAGGGTACAAACAATACAAGCTAAATCTATTCAGGCTCGTCTGGAGGACGATCTTCGTGATCATTACGACCGTGATATCCATGCTCATGCCGTTCTTCAACGATGTTGTTGGGATTCTAGGCGCGTTTGGATTCTGGCCGTTGACCGTTTATTATCCTGTGGAGATGTATATAGTGCAAAAGAGGATCCCCAAGTGGAGCACAAGATGGATAAGCCTTCAGATTCTGAGTATGGCTTGTTTGGTTATATCTATTGCTGCTGCTGCTGGTTCTTTTGTTGGTGTTGCTGCTGATCTCAAGGTTTACAAGCCATTTCAaagttga
- the LOC140879759 gene encoding amino acid permease 3-like isoform X1 yields the protein MVSDSIMQHRQVVDLPFSASAGSKSFDDDGRLKRTGSVWTASAHIITAVIGSGVLSLAWATAQLGWVAGPAMLFLFSFVTYYTSALLAACYRTGDPDTGKRNYTYMDAVRANLGGFQVKVCGAIQYLNLFGVAIGYTIAASISMMAIKRSNCFHSKGHESPCKISSNPYMIAFGVIEIVFSQIPDFDQIWWLSIVAAIMSFTYSTIGLGLGVARVAESGKIMGSLTGIKIGTGLGEVTETDKIWRSFQALGAMAFAYSYSLILIEIQDTIKSPPSEYKTMKKATLISVAVTTLFYMFCGCFGYAAFGDLSPGNLLTGFGFYNPFWLLDIANLAIVIHLIGAYQVYCQPLFAFIEKTAADWFPDSPFFAKEIPIPIPGYKQYKLNLFRLVWRTIFVIITTVISMLMPFFNDVVGILGAFGFWPLTVYYPVEMYIVQKRIPKWSTRWISLQILSMACLVISIAAAAGSFVGVAADLKVYKPFQS from the exons ATGGTGAGTGATTCAATAATGCAGCACCGCCAAGTCGTCGATCTCCCCTTCAGTGCCTCCGCAGGCTCCAAGAGTTTCGACGATGATGGACGACTTAAACGAACTG GTAGCGTGTGGACTGCGAGTGCTCACATTATCACAGCGGTGATTGGATCTGGTGTGCTGTCGTTGGCTTGGGCCACGGCCCAGCTGGGATGGGTCGCGGGCCCAGCCATGTTGTTCCTCTTCTCCTTTGTGACATATTACACTTCTGCCCTCCTGGCGGCGTGTTACCGGACCGGTGACCCCGACACCGGCAAGAGGAACTACACTTACATGGATGCTGTCCGGGCAAATCTCG GTGGTTTTCAGGTGAAAGTTTGTGGGGCAATTCAGTATCTGAATCTTTTTGGAGTTGCCATTGGTTACACCATTGCTGCTTCTATTAGCATGAT GGCAATCAAGAGGTCTAATTGCTTCCACTCCAAAGGACATGAGAGTCCTTGCAAAATCTCGAGCAATCCGTACATGATTGCGTTCGGTGTGATCGAAATAGTCTTCTCTCAAATCCCCGATTTCGATCAGATATGGTGGCTTTCGATTGTTGCTGCTATCATGTCCTTCACTTACTCCACCATCGGTCTTGGCCTTGGCGTTGCGAGAGTCGCGG AAAGTGGGAAAATCATGGGAAGCTTGACTGGGATTAAAATCGGGACAGGTTTGGGAGAAGTGACCGAAACTGATAAGATTTGGAGAAGCTTTCAAGCTCTTGGAGCTATGGCTTTTGCCTATTCTTACTCCCTTATTCTTATTGAAATTCAG GACACAATCAAATCCCCTCCATCAGAATACAAAACAATGAAGAAAGCCACTCTAATCAGCGTGGCGGTGACGACTCTTTTCTACATGTTCTGTGGCTGCTTCGGCTATGCAGCGTTTGGTGATCTTTCACCCGGAAACTTGCTCACCGGTTTCGGCTTCTACAACCCCTTCTGGCTCCTCGACATAGCGAATTTAGCCATCGTGATCCATCTAATAGGGGCCTACCAAGTCTACTGCCAACCCCTTTTCGCATTTATCGAGAAAACAGCAGCTGACTGGTTCCCTGATAGCCCGTTCTTCGCCAAAGAAATCCCGATACCAATCCCAGGGTACAAACAATACAAGCTAAATCTATTCAGGCTCGTCTGGAGGACGATCTTCGTGATCATTACGACCGTGATATCCATGCTCATGCCGTTCTTCAACGATGTTGTTGGGATTCTAGGCGCGTTTGGATTCTGGCCGTTGACCGTTTATTATCCTGTGGAGATGTATATAGTGCAAAAGAGGATCCCCAAGTGGAGCACAAGATGGATAAGCCTTCAGATTCTGAGTATGGCTTGTTTGGTTATATCTATTGCTGCTGCTGCTGGTTCTTTTGTTGGTGTTGCTGCTGATCTCAAGGTTTACAAGCCATTTCAaagttga